One Nicotiana tomentosiformis chromosome 4, ASM39032v3, whole genome shotgun sequence genomic window carries:
- the LOC138909736 gene encoding uncharacterized protein, which yields MTQKCLNKYFSPAKTTKLRQDISNFLQTDTESVYQAWKRLKAMLRKCPHHNIPEHMQLYIFYLGLKPSSRNVIDAVAGGSVNTQQPNQSEVCDMCGGNHLNHECQAIHQNDEQVNVIGYKSYPSGSPMQVASYQQRPQQANPSLDDLMYKYIKATDEKMESQNSALKNLEIQLSQLATLVSKKIQGPLPSNTEKNPKEHLKAIILRSDFIVLEMKECPDKPIILARPFLATGREIIDVNQGQLILRVDEERVIFDMQKILRYSGVETSSSCTTQDDDPTIRREAEILDKDLEEEEMKSEEVQSKIELKTLPYYLKYVYFEQELFPVIISSFLTAEQENSLIKVLKAHKGVLVWTVDIKGISPAICIHRILMENIYKPIVQPQRRLNPAIYEVVKKEIVKLLAVDGYSGYNQIPITPEDQDKTTFICLHGTYAYRRMPFGLPPPTTVKGIRSFLGHASFYRRFIKDFSKISKPLTNLLMKDIKFDFSGDCVKAFQTLKEKLSTAPVVVSPYWNQPFESMCDASDTVVGVVLGQRKDKVFRPIYYASRTLSETQVNYATTEKELLAVVFAFDKFRSYVIGTKVNVFTDHAALKYLLAKKDSRPRLLR from the exons ATGACTCAGAAATGTTTAAATAAATACTTTTCCCCTGCTAAAACCACAAAGTTAAGGCAAGACATATCTAATTTCCTGCAGACTGACACAGAGTCAGTTTATCAAGcttggaaaaggttaaaggcAATGTTAAGAAAATGTCCACACCACAACATTCCTGAACATATGCAGTTGTATATTTTTTATCTCGGGCTAAAACCCTCTTCCAGAAATGTGATAGATGCAGTTGCAGGAGGTTCT GTAAATACACAACAACCAAACCAGTCTGAAGTTTGTGACATGTGTGGAGGAAATCATCTAAACCATGAATGCCAAGCAATCCATCAAAATGATGAACAAGTCAATGTTATCGGCTACAAATCTTACCCTTCTGGAAGTCCAATG CAAGTAGCCTCATATCAACAAAGGCCTCAACAAGCTAATCCAAGTCTTGATGACCTTATGTACAAGTACATTAAGGCCACTGATGAAAAGATGGAGAGTCAAAATTCAGCCCTTAAAAATTTAGAAATTCAGTTGAGCCAACTGGCAACTCTTGTATCAAAAAAGATTCAAGGTCCCTTACCAAGTAATACAGAAAAAAATCCAAAAGAGCACCTTAAGGCTATCATCTTACGGTCAG ATTTTATAGTGCTTGAAATGAAAGAATGTCCTGATAAACCAATAATTTTAGCAAGGCCATTTCTTGCTACAGGAAGAGAAATTATAGATGTTAATCAAGGACAACTAATTTTGAGAGTTGATGAAGAAAGAGTCATCTTTGATATGCAAAAGATACTAAGATATTCAGGAGTTGAAACATCATCTTCAT GCACCACACAGGATGATGATCCCACCATCAGAAGAGAAGCTGAAATATTGGACAAAGATTTAGAGGAAGAAGAGATGAAATCCGAAGAAGTTCAATCAAAAATAGAACTCAAAACTCTCCCTTATTATTTGAAATATGTTTATTTTGAGCAAGAATTATTTCCAGTaattatttcatcttttcttactGCAGAACAAGAAAATAGTTTGATTAAAGTATTAAAAGCACACAAAGGAGTCTTGGTGTGGACTGTAGATATTAAAGGGATTAGTCCGGCTATTTGTATACACAGAATCCTCATGGAGAATATCTACAAGCCAATAGTCCAGCCGCAAAGAAGATTGAACCCAGCAATATATGAAGTAGTGAAAAAAGAAATCGTAAAGCTGTTAGCAGTTG ATGGTTACTCAGGATATAATCAGATACCAATTACACCAGAAGATCAAGATAAGACAACCTTCATATGCCTTCATGGAACATATGCTTACAGgagaatgccatttg GATTACCCCCTCCCACAACTGTGAAAGGCATTAgaagctttctaggtcatgcgAGTTTTTACAGACGATTCATAAAAGACTTCTCAAAGATTTCAAAACCGCTGACTAACCTCTTGATGAAAGATATTAAGTTTGATTTTTCAGGTGACTGTGTGAAAGCGTTTCAAACCCTTAAGGAAAAGTTATCAACTGCACCTGTAGTTGTGTCCCCTTATTGGAACCAACCTTTTGAGagcatgtgtgatgctagtgataccGTAGTTGGAGTTGTTTTGGGCCAAAGAAAGGATAAGGTTTTCCGTCCCATTTACTATGCTAGTAGGACATTGAGTGAGACTCAAGTGAATTATGCCACGACAGAAAAAGAGTTACTAGCAGTAGTGTTTGCTTTCGATAAGTTTCGCTCCTATGTGATAGGAACCAAGGTTAATGTTTTTACTGATCATGCAGCTTTAAAATACCTCTTAGCTAAGAAAGATTCTCGACCGAGATTATTAAGATAG
- the LOC138909737 gene encoding uncharacterized protein, which yields MSVWEYSLQFDCLARYAPTIVAKMEDQVHRFVMGLESHLLNNCMLISLQPDIDISRIQAYAQGVDERKQKQRSDREHDRGHSKRAISSSPSGFTLSYVTLLVASKVGIELELVKPFEVSIPVGDPVIARQFDQCPSSIHGFDEPCVQTLSRPVRDSFPGHIISGEGIWVNTQKIEAVKTWPRPTTPMESFQALKDRVTSALVVTLPEGTDGYAIYCDASGVGLGCVLMHHGKANVVADALSRRSMGSLSYLQPEKRGIAHDIYQLASLGVRLLDLGLPRQVMGETHYSRYSVHPGATKIYHDIREIYWWDRIKKDIAEFVAQLTARRLRLSLKNPVDYCRL from the exons atgagtgtttggGAGTACAGCCTTCAGTTTGAttgtttggctaggtatgctcccactattgtagctaagatggaggatcaggTTCACCGGTTTGTGATGGGGTTGGAGTCGCACCTTCTTAACAACTGTATGTTGATCTCACTTCAGCCAGAcattgatatttctcgtattcaggcatacgctcagggtgtagatgagcgtaagcagaagcagaggtccgatcgtgagcatgataggggccataGTAAGAGAGCAATATCTTCgagtccttctg gtttcaccttatcatatgttactctgttggttgctagtaaggtTGGAATAGAACTtgagttggttaaaccttttgaggtatccatacctgttggggatccagtgatagctaggcaa TTTgatcaatgccccagcagtattcatggatttgatgaaccatgtgttcagaccctttctagacctgttcgtgatt ctttccctgggcatattatttcaggtgaaggTATCTGGGTtaatacacaaaagattgaggcagtaaagacttggcctagacctacaacaccgATGGAG AGTTTCCAGGCATTAAAGGACAGAGTAACTTCAGCACTGGTTGTAACACTACCAGAgggaaccgatggttatgctatctattgtgatgcttcgggcgttggattgggttgtgtactgatgcatcatg ggaaggcgaatgtagtagcggATGCCCTCAGCCgaagatctatgggtagcctatcatatttacagccagagaagagggGGATAGCCCATGATAtttatcagctagctagtcttggagttcgattactggacttaG GGCTGCcccggcaggttatgggagagactcactattctcgttattctgtccatccaggagcaacaaagatatatcatgatatcagggaaatatattggtgggaccgaataaaaaaggatatagcggagtttgttgctcagttaACTGCCAGGAGGTTAAGATTGAGCCtaaaaaacccggtggattattgcaggctatag